The Cohnella abietis genome has a segment encoding these proteins:
- a CDS encoding YheC/YheD family protein produces MSIQRVRSKWAKTDALLADPILKEFVPTTRSFQRSSVELMLEQYGMIYVKPINGTFGNGVIRIEKNNGAHPLFTFQIGESKYSFSEFDSMFRKLLSVKRDKAYIAQQGIHLLKYSGRRFDLRVMVQKNPQSQWETTGMIGRVAHPRKIVTNYHAGGTPMPVTPLLKESMSSEQVITYQSRLRKLGIDIAKALERRYPRLKEIGVDVAIDHHLKPWVLEVNTMPDPFLFKKLPSRAVFRKIYQYAVAYGRFAVHKRKR; encoded by the coding sequence ATGTCGATCCAGCGAGTTCGTAGCAAGTGGGCTAAAACCGACGCTCTCCTTGCCGATCCCATTTTAAAGGAGTTCGTGCCTACTACTCGGAGCTTCCAACGTTCTAGCGTCGAGCTGATGCTTGAGCAGTATGGAATGATCTATGTAAAACCGATTAATGGCACCTTTGGCAATGGTGTTATTCGCATTGAGAAGAATAACGGAGCCCATCCTCTATTCACTTTCCAAATAGGAGAGAGCAAATATTCATTCTCTGAGTTTGATAGCATGTTCCGAAAGCTTCTCTCGGTAAAAAGAGACAAAGCGTATATCGCCCAGCAGGGTATTCATTTGCTTAAATATTCGGGCAGGCGTTTCGACCTCAGGGTCATGGTACAGAAAAATCCACAGTCTCAATGGGAGACAACCGGAATGATTGGCCGTGTTGCCCATCCGCGCAAAATCGTCACGAATTATCATGCAGGCGGCACTCCCATGCCCGTCACCCCACTACTAAAGGAATCTATGTCCTCCGAGCAGGTGATTACTTATCAATCCCGTCTTCGTAAGCTAGGAATCGATATCGCCAAAGCTTTGGAGAGGCGTTACCCTCGTCTCAAAGAGATCGGAGTTGACGTGGCAATTGATCATCATCTGAAGCCATGGGTGCTTGAGGTTAACACGATGCCTGATCCGTTTCTATTCAAGAAACTACCCAGTCGCGCCGTATTCCGTAAAATATACCAATACGCAGTAGCTTACGGTCGCTTTGCAGTCCACAAACGCAAAAGGTAA
- the gyrA gene encoding DNA gyrase subunit A, whose product MSEEQRFQVRDRDIGVEMRESFMDYAMSIIVSRALPDVRDGLKPVHRRILYAMSELGMSPDKPYKKSARIVGEVIGKYHPHGDSPIYEAMVRMAQDFSLRYMLVDGHGNFGSVDGDFAAAMRYTEAKLSKIAMEMLRDINKETVDYRPNYDGEEVEPVVLPARYPNLLVNGNTGIAVGMATNIPPHNLREVIEGTQALLRDPELTPYDLMEYIKGPDFPTSGLILGRVGIRQAYATGRGSVTMRARATIEETNGKARILVHEIPYQVNKARLVEKIAELVREKKIDGITDLRDESDRNGMRIVIELRRDVTPTVVLNNLYKQTSMQSTFGINMLAIVNNEPKTLNLRDVLYHYIKHQVEVIRRRTEYDLKKAEARAHILEGLRIALDHLDEVIALIRASQTTEEAREGLITRFGLSHDQAQAILDMRLQRLTGLEREKIEQEYNELQVKIAEYRAILGDEHLVNEIIYEELEEIKLKFGDDRRTEITVSDDEILDEDLIPRDDVVVTMTHTGYVKRLPVSTYRSQKRGGRGVMGMGTKDEDFIENLFVSNTHHYLLFFTNKGRVFRLKAYEIPDLSRTARGTPIINLIQIDQGETINAVIPVESFEPNQFLFFATRNGIVKKTPLTDYANIRRVGLIAISLREDDDLIGVKLTDGDREIVMGTSQGMSIRFSEQDVRAMGRSATGVKGIQLDSDDKVIDMDIVAPDQEVLIVTSKGYGKRTPMTEYRIQTRGGKGIKTLNVTEKNGIIVGLKVVHDDEDLMIMTSSGTLIRTSMSGINTMGRITQGVKLINIRDEDSVATVARAPRSEDSDSEEDEVESSEES is encoded by the coding sequence ATGTCGGAAGAACAACGCTTCCAAGTCCGAGACCGTGATATAGGGGTCGAGATGCGGGAATCGTTCATGGATTACGCAATGAGTATCATCGTTAGCCGGGCTTTACCGGATGTACGCGATGGCTTGAAGCCTGTTCATAGGCGTATTCTTTATGCGATGTCAGAGCTTGGGATGTCTCCGGACAAGCCTTACAAAAAGTCGGCGAGAATCGTTGGCGAAGTCATTGGTAAATATCATCCGCACGGAGATTCCCCCATCTATGAAGCAATGGTCCGGATGGCACAGGATTTCTCTCTCCGCTACATGCTAGTAGACGGTCATGGAAACTTCGGTTCCGTTGACGGTGATTTTGCAGCTGCTATGCGTTATACGGAAGCTAAGCTGTCTAAGATCGCTATGGAGATGCTGCGAGATATCAACAAAGAAACGGTTGATTACAGACCTAACTATGATGGTGAAGAAGTCGAGCCAGTTGTATTACCGGCTAGATATCCGAACCTTCTCGTTAATGGTAATACGGGTATCGCTGTTGGTATGGCTACTAATATTCCTCCCCACAATTTACGGGAAGTTATTGAAGGTACCCAGGCTCTATTACGAGATCCGGAACTAACGCCGTACGATTTGATGGAATACATTAAAGGCCCGGATTTCCCAACGTCAGGGCTTATCCTTGGCCGCGTTGGCATTCGTCAAGCTTATGCAACAGGACGTGGTTCTGTTACGATGCGAGCGAGAGCCACAATCGAAGAAACCAACGGCAAGGCGCGTATTCTTGTGCACGAAATTCCATACCAGGTTAACAAAGCTAGACTGGTTGAGAAGATTGCTGAACTCGTACGCGAGAAGAAAATCGATGGTATTACTGACTTGCGGGATGAATCAGACCGTAACGGTATGCGAATTGTTATCGAATTGCGCCGTGATGTTACGCCGACCGTTGTACTAAACAACTTGTACAAGCAAACCTCCATGCAGAGCACCTTCGGAATCAACATGTTAGCTATCGTTAACAATGAGCCAAAGACTCTTAATCTGAGGGATGTGCTTTACCACTACATTAAGCATCAAGTTGAAGTCATTCGTCGTCGTACGGAATATGACCTCAAGAAAGCTGAAGCTCGTGCGCACATTCTCGAAGGCTTGCGTATTGCTTTGGATCATCTCGACGAGGTTATTGCGCTTATCCGTGCTTCGCAAACTACGGAAGAAGCTCGCGAAGGCTTGATCACCCGTTTTGGTCTCTCTCATGATCAAGCACAAGCGATTCTGGATATGCGTCTTCAACGCCTTACCGGGTTGGAGCGTGAGAAGATTGAACAAGAATATAATGAGCTTCAAGTGAAGATTGCTGAATATAGAGCTATTCTTGGTGATGAGCATCTAGTCAATGAGATCATTTACGAGGAGCTTGAAGAGATCAAGCTGAAATTCGGCGACGACAGACGTACCGAAATCACTGTAAGTGATGATGAAATTCTTGATGAAGATCTCATTCCTCGTGATGATGTTGTTGTTACGATGACACATACCGGGTATGTTAAGAGACTTCCTGTTTCCACTTACCGCAGCCAGAAAAGGGGCGGTAGAGGGGTTATGGGAATGGGGACGAAGGATGAGGATTTCATAGAAAATCTATTCGTTTCCAATACTCATCATTACCTATTGTTCTTTACGAACAAAGGACGTGTCTTCCGGTTAAAGGCCTATGAAATTCCGGATTTAAGTCGGACCGCTCGAGGCACACCGATCATTAACTTAATCCAGATTGATCAAGGCGAGACGATTAATGCCGTAATTCCGGTTGAATCTTTCGAGCCTAATCAATTCCTCTTCTTCGCTACTCGCAACGGTATTGTGAAGAAGACCCCTCTTACTGACTATGCTAATATCCGTAGAGTTGGACTTATCGCTATTTCCTTACGGGAAGACGATGATCTGATTGGGGTTAAGTTGACCGACGGCGACCGTGAAATTGTCATGGGAACTAGCCAAGGGATGTCTATTCGTTTCTCCGAACAGGATGTTAGAGCGATGGGTCGTTCAGCAACCGGTGTTAAGGGGATTCAGTTGGATAGTGATGACAAGGTAATTGATATGGATATTGTGGCACCGGATCAAGAGGTTCTCATTGTAACGTCCAAGGGTTACGGCAAACGGACTCCAATGACGGAATATCGGATCCAGACTCGTGGCGGTAAAGGGATCAAAACCCTAAACGTTACGGAGAAGAACGGAATAATCGTTGGGCTGAAGGTTGTTCATGACGACGAGGATCTCATGATTATGACTTCATCTGGTACTTTAATCCGGACCAGTATGTCTGGTATTAATACGATGGGTCGGATTACTCAGGGCGTTAAACTAATTAATATCCGCGACGAAGATTCCGTTGCAACTGTAGCGCGGGCTCCGCGCAGTGAAGACTCCGATTCCGAAGAGGATGAAGTGGAGTCGTCTGAAGAGAGCTAA
- a CDS encoding HD-GYP domain-containing protein has protein sequence MPIIPIAQVQAGDRLGSDVQTALGSVLLQQGRTLSERDAEILQAFLIPSVDIRRNGLEEPDNVTAADEIAVTTSEVKLTLLQQEFLNVEKLLKRIMSMFSSGLKLPVLDLRNGLNSLLECMDEYNILTFVAPPSSGPTDVMVRNSVFCAMTSYQLAKWNKFSEKDLLPIAMAGLLHDIGNVRVDSTILNKPSHLTPEEIQEMRQHTVYGFRLLEGSTSMNQGVWLAALQHHERIDGSGYPMKVKGEKIHPYAKIVAIADMYHAMTSNRNYRKAESPYLVLEELHAGSFGKLEPLYVQTFIERTTQFHNGVFVKLNNGSIGEIVFSDRNHPTRPMVSINGDIINLGQNRQLFICEVFSTK, from the coding sequence ATGCCGATTATTCCGATAGCGCAAGTGCAAGCAGGCGATCGTCTTGGAAGTGATGTTCAGACGGCTCTCGGAAGCGTGCTGCTCCAGCAAGGTCGGACACTTTCTGAACGGGATGCTGAAATTCTGCAGGCGTTTCTCATTCCTAGTGTGGACATTAGACGCAATGGTTTAGAAGAGCCTGACAACGTTACCGCAGCTGATGAAATAGCTGTAACGACGTCGGAAGTAAAGCTCACCTTGCTGCAGCAGGAATTTCTCAATGTGGAGAAGCTTCTCAAACGTATTATGTCTATGTTTTCCTCAGGATTAAAGCTTCCAGTGCTCGATTTGCGCAATGGACTTAATTCTCTTCTTGAGTGTATGGACGAATATAATATCCTTACTTTTGTTGCTCCTCCATCGAGTGGACCTACAGATGTTATGGTTCGAAACAGTGTCTTCTGTGCAATGACGTCCTATCAGCTTGCGAAATGGAACAAGTTCTCGGAGAAGGATCTGCTTCCAATTGCAATGGCTGGACTGCTTCATGATATCGGTAATGTCCGGGTGGATTCGACCATTCTGAACAAGCCGTCTCATCTTACTCCGGAAGAAATACAGGAGATGAGGCAGCATACCGTATATGGGTTCAGACTGCTAGAAGGAAGCACCTCAATGAATCAAGGTGTGTGGCTAGCAGCACTCCAGCACCATGAAAGAATTGACGGTAGCGGATATCCGATGAAGGTTAAAGGAGAGAAAATACATCCTTACGCCAAAATTGTCGCCATTGCTGATATGTACCATGCTATGACTTCTAATCGTAATTACCGCAAAGCAGAGTCACCGTATCTTGTATTGGAAGAGCTGCATGCAGGTTCTTTCGGTAAGCTAGAGCCGTTATATGTTCAAACCTTTATCGAGAGAACGACACAGTTCCATAACGGGGTATTCGTTAAGCTGAACAATGGCAGTATCGGGGAGATCGTATTCTCGGATCGTAATCACCCGACTAGACCGATGGTGTCTATTAATGGAGATATCATCAATCTAGGACAGAATCGTCAGCTGTTCATCTGTGAAGTATTCAGCACCAAGTAG
- a CDS encoding OmpL47-type beta-barrel domain-containing protein, whose translation MLKKNSKLVILLLALALVVSGLFQVKAADAAEPTNKKVYEVTWATEDLSTPMSWVQSPYFNNPLYKETRFENYNNNAPIPPGGTRETGFYMVYREDGLYMFFQSAEPDTDPVTGRLKENWLELYLTEGEGNAPYHQMIVPTSGNGIEYYEWQTEHRDNRPLEGNVHVDTKQIPGGWGTVIVIPWETVYDKLPLNGENWKFNVIRWSPVDGQTWQGQVHQTGRFNLLHFQKPTTEQRMAIQKNVLTKAWNKLQSTSDSLTEYWSENAATSELPFYNHIVWPLIEAESTYSSSISQLAALNASQTELLFDNAKRWMELRYEVDDQRQQYLKNILMDHTAPVTTANVSSEQPITVTLTASDDLSGVAETVYSLDNGTTWQPYTSPLVFDQEGQHVVSYRSIDLADNVETTKTVTVTVTVENEPPTATVDYSITTPTTGSVTATITPNKPVTITNNGGSNSFTFHVNGSYTFEFVDGAGKQGSTTAVVTNIISNSNGLPGTPVLSNDNGWDTGLLDGNYNVKMNMWSGNNGKVYKLYENDVLIETGVLTENSPNAQSVVTAITGKLNGTYKYYIELINAYGTTKSNIMTVNVTDATPAKPVLSHDNWSQGGNYKINMNMWWGTNGVTYHLYENGVLIDTQTFSDQSPRAQSAITTISNKAIGTYEYRAELVNYAGSTSSELITVNVTK comes from the coding sequence ATGTTGAAAAAAAACTCAAAGCTCGTAATACTCTTATTAGCGCTAGCTTTAGTTGTATCGGGTTTATTTCAGGTAAAGGCTGCAGATGCTGCCGAACCTACGAATAAGAAGGTTTATGAAGTTACCTGGGCTACGGAAGATTTATCTACTCCGATGAGTTGGGTGCAAAGCCCTTATTTTAACAATCCGCTCTATAAAGAAACACGGTTCGAAAACTATAACAACAACGCCCCGATTCCACCGGGAGGTACTAGAGAAACGGGCTTTTACATGGTTTATCGTGAGGATGGCTTGTACATGTTTTTCCAATCAGCAGAGCCAGACACGGATCCTGTAACCGGGAGGCTAAAGGAAAATTGGTTGGAGCTGTATCTTACAGAGGGTGAGGGCAACGCTCCCTATCATCAGATGATTGTACCAACCTCTGGGAACGGAATTGAATATTATGAATGGCAAACAGAGCATCGGGACAATCGCCCATTAGAGGGAAATGTTCATGTTGATACGAAGCAAATTCCAGGCGGATGGGGGACGGTTATTGTCATCCCATGGGAGACAGTCTATGACAAGCTGCCGCTTAACGGAGAGAATTGGAAATTCAACGTAATCCGATGGTCACCCGTCGACGGACAAACCTGGCAAGGGCAGGTACACCAAACCGGAAGGTTTAACCTGCTCCATTTTCAGAAGCCTACAACAGAACAACGAATGGCGATTCAGAAAAATGTACTGACTAAAGCCTGGAACAAATTGCAGTCAACGTCGGACAGTTTGACAGAGTATTGGTCTGAGAATGCTGCAACCTCAGAGCTCCCTTTTTACAACCATATTGTATGGCCTTTAATTGAAGCAGAATCCACTTATAGTTCTTCAATTTCACAATTAGCAGCTTTGAATGCATCACAAACTGAACTGCTTTTCGATAATGCTAAACGGTGGATGGAGCTTAGATATGAGGTTGATGATCAGCGCCAGCAGTATTTGAAGAACATTCTGATGGATCATACAGCACCTGTGACTACGGCGAATGTGTCCTCAGAGCAACCCATAACGGTTACATTGACTGCTTCTGATGACTTATCGGGAGTTGCAGAAACGGTGTATAGCTTGGATAATGGCACCACGTGGCAGCCGTATACGAGTCCACTAGTATTCGATCAGGAAGGACAGCATGTAGTAAGCTACCGATCTATTGATTTAGCTGACAATGTGGAAACGACAAAGACAGTAACTGTTACTGTTACCGTTGAGAATGAACCGCCGACTGCAACTGTCGATTACAGCATCACCACACCGACGACGGGAAGTGTTACTGCAACAATAACGCCCAACAAGCCGGTAACGATTACGAACAACGGAGGCTCTAATAGCTTCACCTTCCACGTTAACGGTAGCTATACTTTCGAGTTTGTAGATGGGGCAGGCAAGCAGGGATCAACGACGGCTGTTGTAACGAATATCATCTCAAATAGTAACGGTTTGCCAGGCACGCCCGTGCTTTCCAATGATAATGGGTGGGATACGGGATTGCTCGATGGAAATTACAACGTGAAAATGAATATGTGGTCGGGCAATAATGGTAAGGTGTATAAGCTGTATGAGAACGATGTTCTAATTGAGACAGGAGTTCTTACTGAAAATTCGCCTAATGCGCAATCTGTGGTAACGGCTATTACCGGTAAGCTTAACGGCACCTACAAGTACTACATCGAGCTAATTAATGCATATGGGACAACAAAAAGTAATATTATGACGGTGAACGTGACAGATGCGACACCAGCTAAGCCAGTACTATCACATGATAATTGGAGTCAAGGTGGAAACTACAAGATCAACATGAATATGTGGTGGGGAACAAATGGGGTAACCTATCATCTGTACGAGAATGGGGTGTTAATCGATACCCAAACATTTAGCGATCAATCGCCGCGAGCACAATCAGCTATTACAACGATCAGCAATAAAGCGATTGGCACTTACGAGTATCGGGCGGAGCTCGTTAACTATGCTGGAAGCACATCTAGTGAATTAATTACGGTTAACGTTACAAAATAA
- a CDS encoding 5'-methylthioadenosine/adenosylhomocysteine nucleosidase: MSIAIIAAMEEEAAELKSQIDHIQTVTVAGGVFHSGQLRGKDIILLECGIGKVNAALTTAVLIDRYRPELIIHYGAAGGLDPALKIGDIVVATEVAYSDVDVTAFKYEYGQVPQRPARYSVEKKLIDVVQQSLAGKFFGGHIVYGLITTEDSFIYQPERSRRVRSLFPETKATDMEGASIAQTAHQFGVPFIVIRSLSDLAGNEAAGSFKSNVGLAARHAGNVAAEIVALYSTIEQSNEQVQLR; this comes from the coding sequence ATGAGCATAGCAATCATTGCTGCCATGGAAGAAGAGGCGGCCGAATTGAAATCACAAATTGATCATATTCAAACGGTAACGGTAGCGGGAGGAGTCTTTCATTCAGGTCAGCTAAGAGGAAAGGATATCATTCTGCTTGAGTGTGGTATCGGCAAAGTGAATGCAGCATTAACGACGGCGGTGCTTATCGACAGATATCGTCCTGAGTTAATTATCCATTACGGGGCTGCAGGTGGATTGGATCCAGCTTTGAAGATCGGAGATATCGTTGTCGCCACGGAAGTTGCTTACAGCGATGTGGATGTCACGGCGTTCAAATACGAGTATGGACAAGTTCCCCAGAGACCTGCACGTTACTCTGTGGAGAAAAAGCTGATCGACGTTGTGCAACAATCACTGGCAGGTAAATTCTTTGGCGGTCATATTGTCTATGGTTTGATTACAACGGAGGATTCCTTTATTTATCAGCCCGAGCGGTCCCGCCGCGTACGTAGCCTGTTCCCAGAAACCAAAGCAACGGATATGGAAGGCGCATCTATTGCTCAGACAGCGCACCAGTTCGGCGTGCCCTTTATCGTCATCAGGTCCTTATCGGACTTGGCGGGGAATGAGGCAGCGGGCTCCTTTAAATCCAACGTAGGTTTGGCGGCGAGGCATGCAGGCAATGTTGCAGCAGAGATCGTAGCCTTATATTCTACAATTGAGCAGTCTAACGAACAAGTACAGTTGCGCTAA